A window of the Cuculus canorus isolate bCucCan1 chromosome 3, bCucCan1.pri, whole genome shotgun sequence genome harbors these coding sequences:
- the B3GNT2 gene encoding N-acetyllactosaminide beta-1,3-N-acetylglucosaminyltransferase 2, translating to MSVGRRRLKLLGILMMVNIFIYVIVEVSKSGSQEKNAKGRVIIPQGKFWRKYTPHKAYWNKQQQKLELLYNPILALLSNMTVEENLALNSSVLSSCDPDPWVSSEVSDFASLPDRFKDFLLYLRCRNYSLLMDQPNKCKQKPFLLLAIKSLTPHFDRRQAIRESWGKEIKSGNVTVRRVFLLGQTPPEDNFPDLSDMIKFESETHHDILLWNYRDTFFNLTLKEVLFLKWVSSSCADVQFIFKGDDDVFVNTHQILDYLKSLSKDKAKDLFIGDVIKDAGPHREKKLKYYIPESVYEGSYPPYAGGGGFLYSGDLALRLNNASEQVLLYPIDDVYTGMCLQKLGLAPEKHKGFKTFDIEEKYRNNICSYTNLMLVHSRKPQEIIKIWTRLQDPHLNC from the coding sequence ATGAGTGTTGGACGCAGAAGATTAAAGCTGCTGGGAATTCTGATGATGGTAAACATTTTTATCTATGTGATTGTGGAAGTTTCAAAAAGCGGCAGCCAAGAGAAGAATGCGAAAGGCCGTGTTATTATACCACAGGGCAAATTCTGGAGAAAATATACTCCTCACAAAGCTTATTGgaacaaacagcaacaaaaacttGAACTGCTGTACAACCCTATTCTGGCCTTGCTCTCCAATATGACTGTGGAAGAGAACTTAGCTTTGAACTCTAGTGTTCTCAGTTCCTGTGATCCTGACCCATGGGTATCTTCAGAAGTTAGTGACTTTGCAAGCTTGCCAGACAGATTCAAAGACTTTCTACTTTATTTGAGATGTAGAAATTATTCTTTGCTAATGGATCAGCCAAACAAGTGCaaacaaaagccttttctaCTGCTGGCTATTAAGTCACTTACACCCCATTTTGACAGGAGGCAAGCAATTAGGGAATCCTGgggcaaagaaattaaatcgGGGAATGTGACAGTCAGAAGAGTCTTCTTACTTGGGCAGACCCCACCAGAGGATAATTTTCCTGATCTTTCAGACATGATAAAATTTGAGAGTGAAACCCACCATGACATTCTTCTCTGGAACTACAGAGATACTTTTTTCAATTTAACTCTGAAAGAGGTGCTTTTTCTCAAGTGGGTCAGCAGCAGTTGCGCAGATgtccagtttatttttaagggtGATGATGATGTTTTTGTGAATACCCATCAGATCCTGGATTACTTGAAGAGCTTATCAAAGGACAAAGCCAAAGACTTATTTATAGGCGATGTTATCAAAGATGCTGGACctcatagagaaaaaaaattgaagtactACATCCCAGAAAGTGTTTATGAAGGTTCATATCCTCCATatgcaggaggtggtgggttTCTGTACTCTGGTGATCTGGCATTAAGACTGAATAATGCATCTGAGCAGGTACTTCTTTACCCTATTGATGATGTTTATACTGGAATGTGCCTTCAGAAGCTTGGTCTTGCTCCGGAAAAACACAAAGGATTCAAAACATTTGATAttgaagagaaatacagaaataacatATGTTCCTACACAAACTTAATGTTAGTTCATAGTAGAAAACCTCAAGAAATTATTAAGATTTGGACACGCTTGCAAGATCCACACTTGAATTGTTGA